From the genome of Diorhabda carinulata isolate Delta chromosome 2, icDioCari1.1, whole genome shotgun sequence:
tttcaaatcaattttaaatactttagtgatctattattttgaaaacggGACAGTTTTTCTAGTATGTCGTCTGATCAAAATTGTATCTTTTGTAAAATTGTATGTGGAGAAGCTCCATCAGAAATACTATttcaaaatgatgaaattattgtatttaaagaTATAAAGCCTGCATCTAAGCATCATTACCTAGTAGTACCAAAAAATCACATTATTAATGTTAACCACTTAGTTACAAAAGAAGATAAACTCTTAGGTGAGTGgcaatatgatttttatattttttgcaataCCACTTTAATCAGAACTGAAATGATGAAGTTACTGTCTTTAAAATTGCGTTTATATGAagaaatttaatacattttcacAGAAATAGGTTATATTACCAAATGTATCTAAATAAGATTAGGACAACTTTTGTGTAATCTTATGAATAATAGCTGTATACAACCTATAGTAATATCAGAAAAATGATTTGACAAATTTGTCAGTTTTTAAAATTCTCGATaacacaaataatattttttgttcaaaactgatgtttctttatattattaaaaacacaGCTGCAGCTTCTAGAAAATATGTTCGAGACAttgcaatatttttctaaaaattttgtgtaaaaaactAGCTTGACTTGAGTCTatggaataaatattaattattattccgTTGTTTTCATAGAATCAtgatgtatttttgaatatgaatatttaaggtTATATTTTCTAATCCATTGTGCATATACTGATAGTAAGAATGAATCAGTTTTTTAAACCTATAATTGTACTGTTTCAATAATCTTTTAACATCTTCTATTCACATGTACTTATATTCACtcttactatttttattatataatggtttatttcaaatcattagataaatataaattttgaaaaatctaataaatgACATTCGTTTCTTTAAACAATCTCATATAATACATTCATTTGGTTCGAAATATAAAAGTTACCTGGAAAgttttacgaaaattttgaaaattggtaattttatagattttaatgtGCTCTTTCGGAGTTTCAAATTTGCCACTTCATATTTTTGCTATTGTCAAAAAACTGCTTTTAGGCGCCGTTTTTCCAGTATGGTGACGCGAACGGAAAAAATACGAGATTGCAAAGTTGAAATTCGGAAAATgcatattaaaatctataaaattattaattttcaaaactccTGGAAAATATGTCCAGGTAAAACTAACAAATCACTGTATTATTAGTTGGAATAAGTTGATAATAAAAGAAgcttctaataatttttgaatcaaagagcaccgtttttctttttttattcgttCATTTGTTGAAGATACAGGTAGATTGAGAAAATTGAGATTTAATCATAGATTAGAGAAACATCGTAGTAAAAACAGTAatgttataatacaattttttagtgGAAAGATTAATTGAAATTGGTAAAAAAGTCCTAGAAGAAAATGGGGGTACTATTGAAGATGCAAGATTAGGGTTTCATTTACCTCCTTTTAACTCTATAAATCATTTACATCTTCATGTTATATCTCCAATGTCTGAAATGAGTTTCTTCAGTAGACTTATTTTTAAACCAAATACGTGGTGGTTTCAGTTGGTAAGGAATATATtaacttataatataatttcaaaaattactacTTTTACTACAAatggtataataatatattattccaCACAAGATCAATAGTTACAAATGGGAAGAAATGTTACAAACATCAACTTATAaggttattttgttatttttttctgggTGTCACTAAAGAACTGTTAATTATAAGCAAACAATGAATGATATATTGGGGATACATACTCATATTTCAGTTTTTGGGTGAGCTTACAGAGTTTAGGTTCATTAAGTAGAAGTTACTTGgcttaaatttgattttattagtaCCAATAACAGTTTTGGAGTTTCTTATGTTGCTATTGAGATAAAAACTAGCTAAAATAAACTTTctatgttataattattttgttatttaatttctGGGTGCCACTAAAGAACTGCACTGTTAATTATAAGCA
Proteins encoded in this window:
- the LOC130890942 gene encoding adenosine 5'-monophosphoramidase HINT3-like isoform X1; its protein translation is MSSDQNCIFCKIVCGEAPSEILFQNDEIIVFKDIKPASKHHYLVVPKNHIINVNHLVTKEDKLLVERLIEIGKKVLEENGGTIEDARLGFHLPPFNSINHLHLHVISPMSEMSFFSRLIFKPNTWWFQLVDDTLKRLSKL
- the LOC130890942 gene encoding adenosine 5'-monophosphoramidase HINT3-like isoform X3; the encoded protein is MSSDQNCIFCKIVCGEAPSEILFQNDEIIVFKDIKPASKHHYLVVPKNHIINVNHLVTKEDKLLVERLIEIGKKVLEENGGTIEDARLGFHLPPFNSINHLHLHVISPMSEMSFFSRLIFKPNTWWFQLRDVMCEA
- the LOC130890942 gene encoding adenosine 5'-monophosphoramidase HINT3-like isoform X4 encodes the protein MSSDQNCIFCKIVCGEAPSEILFQNDEIIVFKDIKPASKHHYLVVPKNHIINVNHLVTKEDKLLVERLIEIGKKVLEENGGTIEDARLGFHLPPFNSINHLHLHVISPMSEMSFFSRLIFKPNTWWFQLYKK